A genomic segment from Flavobacterium litorale encodes:
- a CDS encoding ribosomal maturation YjgA family protein — translation MAVGILLFAFTVEVLQYFKIVEVLGLEHSKLAHILIGTSFAWMDMLTYIVGFAIILIVEKLVANNNKKTTLQ, via the coding sequence TTGGCGGTAGGTATACTACTTTTTGCGTTTACAGTTGAGGTACTGCAATACTTTAAAATTGTAGAAGTATTGGGGCTTGAACACTCTAAACTGGCACATATACTAATTGGCACTTCGTTTGCGTGGATGGATATGTTAACGTACATAGTAGGATTTGCTATTATACTTATAGTAGAAAAATTAGTAGCGAATAATAACAAAAAAACAACTTTACAATAA
- a CDS encoding glycosyltransferase family 4 protein, protein MKKVLIITYYWPPAGGPGVQRWLKFVKYLPDCGIEPIVYIPENPTYPLLDESLQNEVDNNITILKHKITEPYNWASAFSKKSTKKISAGIIPNKKKQSLLQKLMLWVRGNLFIPDARVLWVTPSVSYLSKYIQSNGIDTIITTGPPHSLHLIGLGLKKELNVNWFADFRDPWTTIGYHKELKLSESAAHRHKLLEKEVLTTANHIIVTSPTTKTEFEAITKQPITVITNGYDVEGITKQPLDEKFTLAHIGSLLSERNPKVLWESLSELIHENQDFKANFQLKLIGAVSQEVLNTIADFKLNDYVNNLGYVSHTEALLEQRKSQVLLLIEINSPDTRCIIPGKLFEYMASERPILAIGPEGADVSGIITNTNTGVFSTYTQKDKIKQTILHYFDAYQQNNLSVNAIGLQQYSRKSVTGKLAELLNK, encoded by the coding sequence TTGAAAAAAGTTCTTATCATAACATACTATTGGCCACCTGCAGGAGGACCTGGGGTACAACGTTGGTTAAAGTTTGTAAAATACTTACCCGACTGTGGTATTGAACCTATTGTTTACATACCCGAAAATCCGACCTACCCATTACTCGACGAAAGTTTACAAAACGAAGTAGACAATAACATTACTATACTAAAACATAAAATTACAGAGCCGTACAACTGGGCTTCGGCATTTTCTAAAAAAAGCACCAAAAAAATAAGTGCTGGAATTATACCCAACAAAAAGAAACAATCGTTACTGCAAAAGCTCATGCTATGGGTAAGGGGTAACCTTTTTATACCCGATGCGCGTGTACTTTGGGTGACACCGTCTGTGAGCTACCTATCCAAGTACATACAAAGTAACGGTATTGATACCATTATTACCACAGGACCACCGCATAGCTTGCACTTAATTGGGTTAGGGCTTAAAAAGGAATTAAACGTTAACTGGTTTGCCGATTTTCGAGATCCTTGGACGACTATTGGATACCACAAGGAGTTAAAATTATCCGAGAGTGCTGCCCACAGGCACAAGCTATTGGAAAAAGAAGTTTTAACTACTGCCAACCATATTATAGTTACTAGCCCAACCACCAAAACAGAGTTTGAAGCCATTACTAAACAACCTATTACCGTTATTACTAATGGTTATGATGTTGAAGGTATAACTAAGCAACCTTTAGACGAGAAATTTACACTAGCCCACATCGGTTCGTTACTCTCGGAGCGAAATCCAAAAGTATTGTGGGAGTCGCTATCAGAATTGATACATGAAAACCAAGATTTTAAGGCTAATTTTCAGCTAAAATTAATAGGTGCAGTAAGCCAAGAGGTACTGAATACTATTGCCGATTTTAAATTGAACGATTATGTAAACAATTTAGGTTATGTATCGCATACCGAAGCCTTATTGGAACAACGAAAATCGCAAGTGCTGCTATTAATAGAAATCAATTCTCCAGATACACGCTGTATTATACCGGGTAAGTTGTTTGAATATATGGCTTCCGAACGCCCCATATTGGCTATAGGACCCGAAGGAGCTGATGTATCTGGCATTATTACGAATACGAATACAGGCGTATTTAGCACTTATACCCAAAAAGATAAAATAAAACAGACTATTTTACATTACTTTGATGCGTACCAACAAAACAACTTATCTGTAAACGCTATTGGTTTACAACAATATTCACGTAAAAGTGTAACAGGTAAATTAGCTGAGTTACTCAATAAATAA
- a CDS encoding J domain-containing protein: MEDYYEILGVTSNSSQAEIKKAYRALAIQYHPDKNNGDSLSEERFKAIAEAYIVLSDMVQRDAYDYAKRYQVNPDGTPQTTPVTFLGLFKKIKTQIFNAGGQVNQEALFKVMDDILSDENITLLIREDDIHTNSLILDEILVSCIFLSDALKAAIHPKLVQLANGDARFIKKIAVLDKNASTTGTTQSADEQPSVVLIVLFVIVVVSVLFMIF, encoded by the coding sequence ATGGAAGACTACTACGAAATACTAGGTGTCACTTCAAATTCCTCACAGGCTGAGATAAAAAAAGCCTATCGGGCATTAGCAATTCAGTATCATCCTGATAAAAATAATGGCGATAGTTTAAGCGAAGAACGTTTTAAGGCAATAGCCGAAGCCTATATTGTACTGAGTGATATGGTACAACGTGATGCTTACGATTATGCCAAACGCTACCAAGTTAACCCCGATGGTACACCGCAAACCACCCCAGTAACGTTTTTAGGGCTATTTAAAAAAATAAAAACACAAATATTTAACGCAGGCGGGCAAGTAAATCAGGAAGCACTGTTTAAGGTTATGGACGATATTCTTTCGGATGAAAATATTACACTACTTATTCGAGAAGACGATATTCATACCAACAGCCTTATACTAGACGAAATATTAGTATCCTGTATTTTTTTAAGCGATGCGTTAAAAGCAGCAATACATCCTAAATTGGTACAACTTGCTAACGGTGATGCTCGATTCATAAAAAAAATTGCTGTGCTCGATAAAAATGCCTCTACTACAGGTACTACCCAAAGTGCGGATGAGCAACCATCGGTTGTGTTAATTGTACTTTTTGTAATTGTTGTTGTTAGTGTATTGTTCATGATTTTTTAA